In the bacterium genome, one interval contains:
- a CDS encoding ROK family protein: MKELFEEVFPDSNMPWNINRATVLSTIIEKGPISRVDIARLSGLDQSTVSRIMTKLIESGIVLEENKGKSALGRKPINVKLNARSRVVGVIVVNPWQTEIAVIDLNGNLIKTKRLSTIVEDPQNFLAACSSALQVMLDTIAIPLAGMTVTLPGWVDQLRGVLIESPYLGWKNVEVAKIVSKKIQSKIFVENDQRSSALAQICFSPEAMGLKSFFLVQIDVGVWGALGCHNTVYHGAQGRDCQIGSLLVPLAADLQTAGLPAVGELENMASERFIVNRYCELSGKPLQENTDFQIRGIICEASKGDRSAVQAIEEAAFHLGSTLPEVDRMFDTEKIIIAGKLTRVWDIVLPAMLKGSRHSSVHKERQLEKRIIPSSLVWPPYEGAAAIVIKDFLGGFQVVHRQPTVTDWQMQIWEDWEKYAS; encoded by the coding sequence ATGAAAGAATTGTTTGAAGAAGTGTTCCCAGACAGCAACATGCCGTGGAATATCAACCGGGCCACTGTCCTGAGCACGATCATCGAGAAAGGGCCTATCTCGCGGGTTGATATCGCCAGGCTTTCCGGACTCGACCAGAGCACGGTTTCGCGAATAATGACCAAGCTGATTGAAAGCGGCATAGTCCTGGAGGAAAACAAGGGCAAGAGCGCCCTGGGACGAAAGCCGATCAACGTTAAGCTCAACGCCCGCAGCCGCGTGGTGGGCGTAATCGTGGTCAACCCCTGGCAGACCGAGATTGCGGTGATCGACCTGAACGGCAACCTCATCAAGACCAAGCGGCTGAGCACGATCGTCGAGGACCCGCAGAATTTCCTGGCCGCCTGCTCGAGCGCGCTGCAGGTGATGCTGGACACAATCGCGATCCCCCTGGCCGGGATGACTGTCACCCTCCCCGGTTGGGTCGACCAGTTGCGGGGCGTACTGATCGAATCGCCCTACCTGGGCTGGAAAAATGTCGAGGTGGCCAAGATAGTTTCGAAGAAAATACAGAGCAAAATCTTCGTGGAGAACGATCAGCGCTCCTCGGCCCTGGCGCAGATCTGTTTCTCCCCTGAAGCCATGGGCCTGAAAAGCTTCTTCCTGGTTCAGATAGATGTCGGGGTCTGGGGCGCCCTGGGCTGCCACAACACGGTCTATCACGGGGCGCAGGGCCGCGACTGCCAGATCGGCTCGCTGCTGGTGCCGCTGGCCGCCGATTTGCAGACCGCGGGCCTCCCGGCCGTGGGCGAGCTGGAAAACATGGCTTCCGAGCGGTTTATTGTCAACCGGTACTGCGAGCTTTCCGGCAAGCCTTTGCAGGAAAACACCGACTTCCAGATAAGAGGTATCATCTGCGAAGCTTCCAAAGGCGATCGGTCGGCAGTGCAGGCGATCGAGGAAGCCGCCTTCCACCTCGGTTCGACCCTGCCGGAGGTGGACCGGATGTTCGACACTGAAAAAATCATTATCGCCGGCAAGCTGACCCGGGTCTGGGACATCGTGCTGCCAGCCATGCTCAAGGGCAGCCGGCACAGTTCCGTGCACAAGGAACGTCAACTGGAAAAACGCATCATCCCATCCTCACTCGTCTGGCCGCCCTACGAGGGGGCCGCGGCGATAGTCATCAAGGATTTCCTGGGCGGTTTCCAGGTAGTCCACCGTCAACCGACTGTTACAGACTGGCAGATGCAGATCTGGGAAGACTGGGAGAAATACGCTTCCTGA